A region of Diospyros lotus cultivar Yz01 chromosome 3, ASM1463336v1, whole genome shotgun sequence DNA encodes the following proteins:
- the LOC127796959 gene encoding secreted RxLR effector protein 161-like — protein MLVTGSNSRLIAEFKKEMEALFEMSDLGLMTYFLGMEITQSSTGIFISQRKYILDLLKKLKMKRCKSVATPLAKNGKLSKAEKGENVNLSHYRSLVGSLLYLTASRPDIMFAASVLSRYMQSPGQVHLRATKRVLSYVKGTYDSGIWYTTAENEKLQGLFDSDWAGCLNDMKNTIGYVFSTGLGVFSWVSRKQDVISQSTAEAEYMAATAAANQAIWLRKVLTDLFELNRKLLSFKSTINQPFQ, from the coding sequence atgttggTAACAGGAAGTAATTCAAGGCTGATTGCTGAATTCAAGAAGGAAATGGAAGCATTATTCGAAATGTCAGACTTGGGGCTTATGACCTACTTTCTAGGAATGGAGATTACCCAATCATCAACTGGCATCTTCATTTCCCAAAGAAAGTATATACTTGATTTGTTGAAGAAGCTTAAGATGAAAAGGTGTAAATCTGTTGCTACACCTCTGGCCAAAAATGGAAAGTTGTCAAAGGCAGAAAAGGGTGAAAATGTGAATCTTAGCCATTATAGAAGTTTGGTGGGAAGCCTTTTGTATTTAACTGCTTCAAGACCAGATATCATGTTTGCAGCAAGTGTGTTGTCCAGGTATATGCAATCACCTGGTCAAGTTCATTTAAGGGCAACTAAAAGAGTCCTAAGTTATGTCAAAGGTACTTATGATTCTGGAATTTGGTATACAACAGCAGAAAATGAAAAGTTGCAAGGGCTTTTTGATAGTGATTGGGCAGGATGCCTTAATGACATGAAAAACACCATTGGTTATGTATTTTCTACGGGTTTAGGAGTTTTTTCATGGGTTTCAAGGAAGCAAGATGTTATTTCTCAGTCAACTGCAGAAGCAGAGTATATGGCTGCTACTGCTGCTGCTAACCAAGCTATTTGGTTAAGGAAGGTTTTGACAGATTTGTTTGAACTCAACAGGAAGCTACTGTCATTCAAGTCGACAATAAATCAGCCATTTCAATGA
- the LOC127796958 gene encoding heat shock cognate 70 kDa protein-like, translating to MAGNGEGPAIGIDLGTTYSCVGVWRQWHERVEIIVNDQGNRTTPSYVAFTEEERLIGDGAMNQVAKNPTNTIFDAKRLIGRRFSDESVRSDMKLWPFKVVPGPRDRPMIEVTYRDKQKQFAAEEISSMVLLKMRETAEAFLGLSVKNAVVTVPSYFNDAQRQATMDAGFIAGLNVMSILNEPTAAAIAYELETKAGSDGNKNALVFDLGGGTLDVSLLTIKQGVIEVKATTGDTHLGGEDFDNRIVDYFVEEFKRKLKKDITRDPRAIRRLRTSCERAKRILSLTIQTTIEIDCLYDGIDFSTTLTRAKFEDLNMDLFTMCMKQVKKCLMDANVHISNIHDVVLVGGSTRIPKVQQLLQDFFKGKEMCKSINPDEAVAYGAAVRAAILGGNATEKIHDLLLLEVTPLSLGTAILGDIMSVVIPRNTSIPTKKEDRFTTVGDNQTEVLIDVYQGERTRVTENNFLGEFSLSEIPPAPAGVPEINVCFEMDANGILHVSAEDKATGQMSGMTISKYENGRLSKAEVDRMLKEAKKYKAEDEKFKKKIEAKNALEFYVYKLKNTIKDHKITSKMSPADKMKTKYAIDEAIQWLDCNQFAEIDDFEEKKHYLEDVWNPIVAKMYQWNR from the exons ATGGCCGGAAATGGAGAGGGGCCCGCGATCGGGATCGATCTGGGAACGACTTACTCGTGCGTGGGAGTGTGGCGGCAGTGGCATGAACGGGTTGAGATTATTGTCAACGACCAAGGAAATAGAACGACGCCGTCGTACGTGGCGTTCACTGAAGAGGAGCGCCTCATCGGCGACGGTGCCATGAATCAGGTTGCCAAGAATCCCACCAACACCATCTTCG ATGCTAAGAGGTTGATTGGCCGGAGATTCAGTGATGAGTCAGTGCGGAGTGACATGAAGCTTTGGCCTTTCAAGGTTGTACCTGGTCCACGGGATAGGCCCATGATTGAAGTCACCTACAGAGATAAGCAGAAGCAATTTGCTGCAGAGGAGATATCATCAATGGTGCTCTTGAAGATGCGCGAGACAGCAGAGGCTTTTCTTGGATTGTCTGTGAAGAACGCAGTTGTCACTGTTCCTTCCTACTTCAATGACGCACAGCGCCAGGCGACAATGGATGCCGGGTTTATCGCTGGCTTGAACGTCATGAGCATCCTGAATGAGCCCACTGCTGCTGCGATTGCTTATGAGTTGGAAACGAAAGCGGGTAGTGATGGAAACAAAAATGCGCTTGTCTTCGATCTTGGTGGTGGTACGTTAGATGTCTCACTTCTTACCATAAAGCAAGGTGTCATTGAAGTGAAGGCCACAACCGGTGACACTCACCTCGGTGGAGAAGACTTTGACAATAGAATAGTGGACTACTTTGTTGAGGAGTTCAAGAGGAAGTTGAAGAAGGACATAACAAGAGACCCTAGAGCTATTCGTAGGCTAAGGACATCTTGTGAGAGAGCCAAGAGGATCCTCTCGTTGACTATTCAGACCACAATTGAGATAGACTGTTTGTATGATGGTATTGATTTCTCCACAACCCTTACTCGCGCCAAATTTGAAGATCTCAACATGGATCTCTTCACGATGTGCATGAAGCAGGTTAAGAAGTGTTTAATGGATGCAAATGTTCACATAAGCAACATCCATGATGTTGTCCTTGTTGGTGGCTCCACAAGAATTCCCAAAGTGCAACAGCTGTTACAAGATTTTTTTAAGGGAAAGGAAATGTGCAAAAGTATCAATCCTGATGAGGCTGTTGCCTACGGTGCTGCAGTCCGAGCTGCAATTTTGGGTGGGAATGCTACTGAGAAGATTCACGACTTGCTGTTGTTGGAGGTCACACCTCTATCTCTTGGCACAGCAATTCTTGGTGATATTATGTCAGTTGTGATTCCGAGAAACACTAGTATTCCTACCAAGAAGGAGGATAGATTCACTACGGTTGGAGATAACCAGACTGAGGTTCTGATTGATGTGTACCAGGGTGAGAGAACACGTGTTACCGAAAACAATTTCCTTGGTGAATTCAGTCTTAGTGAGATTCCTCCTGCGCCGGCTGGTGTGCCTGAGATCAATGTTTGTTTTGAGATGGATGCAAATGGTATCTTACATGTCTCGGCAGAGGACAAGGCAACTGGTCAAATGAGTGGGATGACGATCTCCAAGTATGAAAATGGAAGATTGTCCAAAGCAGAGGTAGACAGAATGTTGAAGGAGGCTAAGAAATACAAGGCTGAAGATGAGAAGTTTAAGAAGAAGATTGAAGCTAAGAATGCTCTTGAATTCTATGTGTACAAGCTGAAAAACACTATCAAGGATCATAAGATCACCTCCAAGATGTCACCGGCTGACAAGATGAAGACAAAATACGCAATTGATGAGGCCATTCAGTGGTTGGATTGCAATCAATTTGCAGAGATAGATGATTTTGAGGAAAAGAAGCATTATTTGGAAGACGTTTGGAACCCCATTGTAGCCAAGATGTACCAATGGAATAGGTAA